A genomic stretch from Desulfolutivibrio sulfodismutans DSM 3696 includes:
- a CDS encoding GGDEF domain-containing response regulator, whose product MKILVVDDSRSQTMLLGGILRGAGYEDIAEAHDAVSALRTLEEGVGKNGDSDVDLILMDIVMPEMDGIEATKRLKADDRFRDVPVIMVTVRDEVASLERALEAGANDYISKPVNRLELCARVRSVLRLKEEIDRRKARERELEALTERLEQLSNQDGLTSVSNRRRFEEVYEKEWLRARRDNMPLALLMIDIDFFKAFNDTYGHLRGDCCLKAVAEAICTVLKRPGDFVARFGGEEFVVILPATDEPGAVTIAEEIRENVRSLDIEHASSTAADHVTVSIGAASVIPRVDQGGKALLLASDGALYQAKTNGRNRVEKREVL is encoded by the coding sequence ATGAAGATACTCGTGGTGGACGACTCCCGGTCTCAGACCATGCTCCTGGGCGGAATCCTGCGCGGGGCCGGATACGAGGATATCGCCGAGGCCCACGACGCCGTTTCCGCCCTGCGGACCCTGGAGGAGGGCGTGGGCAAAAACGGCGACTCCGATGTGGATCTGATCCTCATGGACATCGTCATGCCCGAAATGGACGGCATCGAGGCCACCAAGCGGCTCAAGGCCGACGACCGTTTCCGCGACGTGCCGGTGATCATGGTCACGGTGCGCGACGAGGTGGCGAGCCTGGAACGGGCCCTGGAGGCCGGGGCCAACGACTACATCAGCAAGCCCGTCAATCGTCTGGAACTGTGCGCCCGGGTGCGCTCGGTGTTGCGGCTCAAGGAGGAGATCGACCGCCGCAAGGCCAGGGAGCGCGAGCTTGAAGCCCTGACCGAGCGGTTGGAGCAGCTCTCCAACCAGGACGGCCTGACCTCCGTGAGCAATCGGCGGCGTTTCGAGGAAGTCTACGAAAAGGAATGGCTGCGGGCCCGGCGGGACAACATGCCCCTGGCCCTGCTCATGATCGATATCGATTTTTTCAAGGCCTTCAACGACACCTACGGGCACCTGCGGGGTGACTGCTGCCTGAAGGCCGTGGCCGAGGCCATCTGCACGGTGCTCAAACGGCCGGGGGATTTTGTGGCCCGCTTCGGCGGCGAGGAATTCGTGGTCATCCTGCCCGCCACGGACGAACCCGGCGCCGTGACCATCGCCGAGGAGATCCGCGAGAACGTACGGAGCCTGGACATCGAGCATGCCAGTTCCACGGCGGCCGACCACGTTACGGTGAGCATCGGGGCGGCCAGCGTGATCCCCCGGGTGGACCAGGGGGGCAAGGCCCTGCTTCTAGCCTCGGACGGGGCCCTGTACCAGGCCAAGACCAACGGCCGCAACCGGGTGGAAAAGCGGGAGGTGCTGTGA
- a CDS encoding hemolysin family protein, protein MDRLAAQIGVVVLCILLNGFFALSEMALVSANRLRLLADAKAGSRGAAKALSLLDRPEAFFPTVQVGITLVGVFTGAFGGATLAEPLAGYVSGIPALAGYAASLSLGIVVAGLTYLSIVAGELVPKRLAFAHPERLAVACAPAMSWLMAASTPVVRFLGGSTELVLRLLGVSAAPGREMTEEDLRGLLSEAARTGVLEQGERRMVERILRLGDRRVGLCMTHRLKVRWLDVQASLEHNLRVVMDNPYSRYPVAREDISAIMGVVRAKEFLAAMAADKTPDLAALAHDPLYVLESTRVLTLLERFRTRPGMRFAVVVDEYGDVQGIITLGDILEAVVGDIPSPDEAEEPAAVRREDGSWLLDGLLPVDEAFDLVGLAAPTPEEAHRTLAGFVLARLHHAPAMGDVIEHAGWRFEIVDMDGRRIDRVLASPE, encoded by the coding sequence ATGGATAGGCTTGCCGCTCAAATCGGCGTGGTTGTGCTGTGCATCCTGCTCAACGGATTTTTCGCCCTGTCGGAGATGGCCCTGGTGTCCGCCAACCGGCTGCGGCTTTTGGCCGACGCCAAGGCCGGGAGCCGGGGGGCGGCCAAGGCCCTGTCGCTGCTCGACCGGCCCGAGGCCTTTTTTCCCACGGTGCAGGTGGGCATCACCCTGGTGGGGGTGTTCACCGGGGCCTTCGGCGGGGCCACCCTGGCCGAGCCCCTGGCCGGATATGTTTCGGGCATCCCGGCCCTTGCCGGATACGCCGCGAGCCTTTCGCTGGGGATCGTGGTGGCGGGCCTGACCTACCTGTCCATTGTGGCCGGGGAGCTTGTTCCCAAGCGGCTGGCCTTCGCCCATCCGGAGCGGCTGGCCGTGGCCTGCGCCCCGGCCATGTCCTGGCTCATGGCCGCGAGCACCCCGGTGGTGCGGTTTTTGGGCGGCTCCACGGAGCTTGTGTTGCGGCTTCTCGGCGTTTCGGCCGCCCCGGGGCGGGAGATGACCGAGGAGGATCTGCGCGGCCTTCTGTCGGAAGCGGCCAGGACCGGGGTGCTGGAGCAGGGGGAGCGGCGCATGGTGGAGCGCATCCTCCGGCTGGGGGATCGCCGGGTAGGATTATGCATGACCCACCGCCTGAAGGTGCGCTGGCTCGACGTCCAGGCCTCCCTGGAGCACAACCTGCGCGTGGTCATGGACAATCCCTATTCGCGCTATCCCGTGGCCCGGGAGGACATCAGCGCCATCATGGGGGTGGTGCGGGCCAAGGAGTTTCTGGCCGCCATGGCCGCCGACAAGACGCCGGACCTGGCCGCGCTGGCCCACGATCCCCTCTACGTCCTGGAGAGCACCCGGGTGCTGACCCTTCTGGAGCGGTTCCGGACCCGGCCGGGAATGCGGTTTGCCGTGGTGGTGGACGAATACGGGGACGTGCAGGGCATCATCACCCTGGGGGACATCCTGGAGGCCGTGGTGGGGGACATTCCCTCGCCTGACGAGGCCGAGGAACCGGCGGCCGTGCGCCGTGAGGACGGTTCCTGGCTTTTGGACGGGCTTTTGCCCGTGGACGAGGCCTTCGACCTGGTGGGGCTGGCCGCGCCGACGCCGGAGGAGGCCCACCGCACCCTGGCCGGATTCGTCCTGGCCCGGCTGCACCACGCGCCCGCCATGGGCGACGTGATCGAACACGCCGGATGGCGCTTCGAGATCGTGGACATGGATGGGCGGCGCATCGACCGGGTGCTGGCCTCGCCCGAGTGA
- the motA gene encoding flagellar motor stator protein MotA has protein sequence MFVIIGIVIVLGAVGLGFFFEKGNFSLLFSAAPAEMLIIFGGALGSLVISSPKDILGHVFKSLFAIFGSMKTSKGYYLEMLTVLSMLFMKIRREGLVAIEKDIEHPTESPIFSSFAKNKNNAAVVSFVCDTMRIFSTVNIEQHEFDNIMDADIETSAHEALVAAHTMNKTADALPGLGIVAAVLGVVITMGKLNEPPEVLGHSIGAALVGTMLGVLGCYGFLGPMAANMEHRAKEVEAMLLVVKAALGAFVGGNPPPVALEAGRRAIPTGHRPTFEELEEAIKASKGK, from the coding sequence ATGTTCGTCATAATCGGCATCGTCATCGTGCTTGGGGCCGTGGGCCTGGGCTTTTTCTTTGAAAAAGGCAACTTCTCCCTGCTTTTTTCCGCCGCCCCGGCGGAAATGCTGATCATCTTCGGCGGCGCCCTCGGCTCCCTGGTCATCAGCTCCCCCAAGGACATCCTGGGGCATGTCTTCAAAAGCCTCTTCGCCATCTTCGGGTCCATGAAGACCAGCAAGGGCTACTATCTGGAGATGCTCACGGTGCTCTCCATGCTGTTTATGAAGATCCGCCGCGAGGGCCTGGTGGCCATCGAAAAAGACATCGAACACCCCACGGAAAGCCCCATCTTCAGTTCGTTCGCCAAAAACAAGAACAACGCCGCCGTGGTCAGCTTCGTGTGCGACACCATGCGCATCTTTTCCACGGTGAACATCGAACAGCACGAGTTCGACAACATCATGGACGCCGACATCGAGACCTCGGCCCACGAGGCCCTGGTCGCGGCCCACACCATGAACAAGACTGCCGACGCCCTGCCGGGCCTGGGCATCGTGGCAGCGGTGCTCGGCGTGGTCATCACCATGGGCAAGCTCAACGAGCCGCCCGAGGTGCTCGGGCACTCCATCGGCGCGGCCCTGGTGGGCACCATGCTCGGCGTGCTCGGGTGTTACGGATTTCTGGGCCCCATGGCCGCGAACATGGAGCACCGGGCCAAGGAAGTGGAGGCCATGCTGTTGGTGGTCAAGGCGGCGCTGGGGGCCTTTGTGGGCGGCAACCCGCCGCCCGTGGCCCTGGAGGCCGGACGCCGGGCCATCCCCACCGGCCACCGCCCCACCTTCGAGGAACTGGAAGAGGCCATCAAGGCCTCCAAGGGGAAGTAG
- a CDS encoding OmpA family protein, translating to MAYADFVTAMMAFFLLMWLLNMTPKQKQEEVAAYFREFSLFEAPGPGAIPLETGGLGPPAVVSSSSERPDGPAAEVGGGTGEGPEAGGPSAGQKRVAEMVQAQLRQSLPELADQVSVVAENGKVRIEIMDKLDRPIFERGRAVFTPDAQRILATLTGVLKKDDLRVIVEGHTDAAPYGAEGYTNWELSTDRAQAARRLMLKDGFPQKNIVMVAGFAATMPYVPSDPLDARNRRISLLLFQEPEPGQGRAGNGQQTEAAPAPEAPPPLPSANDLLEREINKIYDKATEKQF from the coding sequence GTGGCCTACGCCGACTTCGTCACGGCCATGATGGCCTTTTTCCTGCTGATGTGGCTTCTCAACATGACGCCCAAGCAGAAGCAGGAAGAGGTCGCCGCCTATTTTCGCGAGTTCAGCCTGTTCGAGGCCCCCGGCCCCGGGGCCATCCCCCTGGAGACCGGGGGCCTTGGGCCGCCCGCCGTGGTCAGCAGTTCGTCGGAGCGTCCCGACGGACCGGCTGCGGAGGTGGGCGGCGGCACGGGCGAGGGGCCCGAGGCCGGAGGGCCTTCCGCCGGGCAAAAGCGCGTGGCCGAGATGGTCCAGGCCCAGTTGCGCCAGAGCCTTCCGGAACTGGCTGACCAGGTCAGCGTGGTGGCCGAGAACGGCAAGGTGCGCATCGAGATCATGGACAAGCTGGACCGGCCCATTTTCGAGCGCGGCCGGGCCGTCTTCACCCCCGACGCCCAGCGCATCCTGGCCACCCTCACCGGGGTGCTCAAAAAAGACGACCTGCGGGTGATCGTGGAGGGGCATACCGACGCCGCCCCCTACGGCGCCGAGGGCTACACCAACTGGGAGCTGTCCACGGATCGGGCCCAGGCCGCCCGACGGCTCATGCTCAAGGACGGCTTTCCCCAAAAAAACATCGTCATGGTGGCCGGGTTCGCCGCCACCATGCCCTATGTCCCGTCCGACCCCCTGGACGCCAGGAACCGTCGCATCAGCCTTTTGCTTTTCCAGGAACCCGAGCCCGGCCAGGGCCGGGCCGGAAACGGCCAGCAAACCGAGGCCGCGCCAGCGCCGGAAGCGCCGCCGCCCCTGCCCTCGGCCAACGATCTTCTTGAACGGGAAATCAACAAAATATATGACAAGGCCACCGAAAAACAGTTCTGA
- the rpmA gene encoding 50S ribosomal protein L27, translating to MAHKKAGGSSRNGRDSAGQRRGVKRFGGQQVLAGNILVRQLGTKFHPGENVGMGRDYTLFALIDGVVKFEKYTRRNKVKTRVAVLPA from the coding sequence ATGGCTCATAAAAAAGCAGGCGGAAGCTCCAGAAACGGACGCGACAGCGCCGGGCAGCGGCGTGGCGTGAAGCGCTTCGGCGGGCAGCAGGTGCTGGCCGGCAACATCCTGGTGCGCCAGCTCGGCACCAAGTTCCATCCTGGCGAGAACGTCGGCATGGGCCGCGACTACACCCTGTTCGCGCTCATCGACGGCGTGGTCAAGTTTGAAAAATACACCCGCCGCAACAAAGTCAAGACCCGGGTAGCCGTCCTCCCGGCCTAA
- the rplU gene encoding 50S ribosomal protein L21: MYAIIETGGKQYRVQEGNKIQVEKLPVETGNELTLDKVLMVGGEAGVKIGAPYVEGAAVTCVVSGQARGPKIVVFHKWRRNDSHKKTGHRQDYTTLEVKSIRA; the protein is encoded by the coding sequence ATGTACGCGATCATCGAGACCGGCGGAAAGCAATATCGGGTTCAGGAAGGCAACAAGATCCAGGTGGAGAAACTTCCGGTGGAAACCGGAAATGAACTGACCCTGGACAAGGTGCTCATGGTGGGCGGCGAGGCCGGAGTCAAGATCGGCGCGCCCTATGTCGAAGGTGCGGCCGTGACCTGCGTGGTCAGCGGCCAGGCCCGGGGCCCCAAGATTGTGGTCTTCCACAAGTGGCGGCGCAACGACTCCCACAAGAAAACCGGCCACCGCCAGGACTACACCACCCTGGAAGTGAAATCCATTCGGGCCTAA
- the glgP gene encoding alpha-glucan family phosphorylase encodes MQPLRVYSVVPKLPPKLKPLWDLAYNYWFSWNTEIVSLFAQVDHKLWRECYGNPIAFLNRLPQKTLESLAEDDFFLERLGDLRQRLAAYLARKATSIPFPDKTGEPVVAYFSLEYGISLCLPVYSGGLGILAGDHLKSASDLNVPLAGIGLCYQQGYFRQYLTPDGWQQERYPIYDFEQLPVTLCKDASGGRILISVDLRGEKVFAQIWKAQVGRVSLYLLDSNVPENQPASRQITARLYGGDLEMRVRQEYLLGIGGIRALTALGLSPRVIHMNEGHSAFAGLERIGNFMRENGLSFEAALELAASSSVFTTHTPVPAGNDRFPPELMQPYFEDYAKKLGLAFKVFLALGREDPRNDAEHFCMPVLALKLSRFNNGVSLLHGVVSRKMWNRVWSQYPVEDVPIGAITNGVHVPTWVAQDIGALYDRYLGGNWREDPDCPRVFSQAQAISDAELWRTHERLRERLVGYVRVKLREQLLARGAKRKELLISEEVLDPQALTIGFARRFATYKRANMLLQDKERLIKIISDSPRPVQFVFAGKAHPHDNEGKKIIQELVQLCTSSECRYSMVFLEDYDMEVASYLVQGCDVWLNTPRRPLEACGTSGMKAMCNGVLNLSTLDGWWAEAWRPDNSVGWAIGQGEEYEDAAYQDFVESQTTYNIIENEVIPTFYERGHGNLPRNWIRKMKESISSLAPVYNSHRMVEDYARIAYVPALDNYNRLVKNDFAAAKDLASWRMDMMTKWSNLDIRNIKTGEPEQLHVGDPVTVTAEVHLNGIRPQDVEVQIYSGRLNYEGKFAQRETTVMKPTSTTGDGWHVFSGEITPGEAGRFGFTVRILPHHPLLLDSHSLGLIRWAQN; translated from the coding sequence ATGCAGCCTCTTCGCGTCTATAGCGTCGTACCCAAATTGCCGCCCAAGCTCAAGCCGCTGTGGGATTTGGCCTACAATTACTGGTTTTCCTGGAACACCGAGATCGTGTCGCTTTTTGCCCAGGTGGATCACAAACTGTGGCGGGAATGCTATGGCAACCCCATCGCCTTCCTCAACCGCCTGCCCCAGAAAACCCTGGAGAGCCTGGCCGAGGACGATTTTTTCCTGGAGCGCCTGGGCGATCTGCGCCAGCGACTGGCCGCCTATCTGGCCAGAAAAGCCACCTCCATCCCCTTCCCGGACAAGACCGGCGAACCCGTGGTGGCCTATTTCAGCCTGGAATACGGCATCTCCCTGTGCCTGCCGGTCTATTCCGGGGGCTTGGGCATCCTGGCCGGGGATCACCTCAAGTCCGCCAGCGATTTGAACGTCCCCCTGGCGGGCATCGGCCTGTGCTACCAGCAGGGCTATTTCCGTCAATACCTGACCCCGGACGGCTGGCAGCAGGAACGCTATCCCATCTACGACTTCGAGCAATTGCCGGTGACGCTGTGCAAGGACGCCTCCGGCGGCCGCATCCTGATCTCCGTGGACCTGCGCGGCGAGAAGGTGTTCGCCCAGATCTGGAAGGCCCAGGTGGGCCGGGTGTCGCTGTATCTTCTGGACTCCAACGTGCCCGAGAACCAGCCCGCCTCGCGCCAGATCACGGCCCGCCTCTACGGCGGCGACCTGGAGATGCGCGTGCGCCAGGAATACCTCCTGGGCATCGGCGGCATCCGGGCGCTCACGGCCCTGGGGCTCTCCCCCCGGGTCATTCACATGAACGAGGGCCATTCGGCCTTTGCCGGACTTGAGCGCATCGGCAACTTCATGCGCGAAAACGGCCTGTCCTTCGAGGCCGCCCTGGAACTGGCCGCGTCGAGCAGCGTGTTCACCACCCACACCCCGGTCCCGGCCGGGAACGACCGCTTTCCGCCCGAGCTCATGCAGCCCTATTTCGAGGACTACGCCAAAAAGCTCGGACTGGCCTTCAAGGTCTTTTTGGCCCTTGGCCGCGAAGACCCGCGCAACGACGCCGAGCATTTCTGCATGCCGGTCCTGGCGCTCAAGCTCTCCCGGTTCAATAACGGCGTGAGCCTTCTGCACGGGGTGGTCTCGCGCAAGATGTGGAACCGGGTGTGGAGCCAGTATCCCGTGGAGGACGTGCCCATCGGGGCCATCACCAACGGGGTGCATGTGCCCACCTGGGTGGCCCAGGACATAGGCGCCCTCTACGACCGCTATCTGGGGGGAAACTGGCGTGAGGATCCGGACTGCCCCCGGGTCTTTTCCCAGGCCCAGGCCATCTCCGACGCCGAACTGTGGCGCACCCACGAACGCCTGCGCGAGCGCTTGGTGGGCTACGTGCGGGTCAAGCTGCGCGAGCAGTTGCTGGCCCGGGGGGCCAAGCGCAAGGAACTCCTGATATCCGAGGAGGTGCTCGATCCCCAGGCCCTGACCATCGGCTTCGCCCGGCGTTTCGCCACCTACAAGCGGGCCAACATGCTGCTTCAGGACAAGGAGCGGCTCATCAAAATCATCAGCGACTCCCCCCGGCCCGTGCAGTTCGTGTTCGCGGGCAAGGCCCATCCCCACGACAACGAGGGCAAAAAGATCATCCAGGAGCTGGTGCAGCTGTGCACCTCGTCGGAATGCCGCTACAGCATGGTCTTTCTTGAGGACTACGACATGGAGGTGGCCAGCTATCTGGTGCAGGGCTGCGACGTGTGGCTCAACACCCCGCGCCGTCCGCTTGAGGCCTGCGGCACCAGCGGCATGAAGGCCATGTGCAACGGCGTCCTCAACCTGAGCACCCTGGACGGCTGGTGGGCCGAGGCCTGGCGGCCGGACAACAGCGTGGGGTGGGCCATCGGCCAGGGCGAGGAGTACGAGGACGCGGCCTATCAGGACTTCGTGGAGAGCCAGACCACCTACAACATCATCGAAAACGAGGTCATCCCCACCTTCTACGAGCGCGGCCACGGCAACCTGCCCCGCAACTGGATTCGCAAGATGAAGGAGTCCATCAGCTCCCTGGCGCCTGTCTACAACTCCCACCGCATGGTGGAGGACTACGCCCGCATCGCCTACGTCCCGGCCCTGGACAACTACAACCGGCTGGTGAAAAACGACTTCGCCGCAGCCAAGGATCTGGCCTCCTGGCGCATGGACATGATGACCAAGTGGAGCAACCTGGACATCCGCAACATCAAGACCGGGGAGCCGGAGCAACTGCATGTGGGCGATCCCGTGACCGTGACCGCCGAGGTCCACTTAAACGGCATACGGCCCCAGGATGTGGAGGTGCAGATCTATTCCGGCCGCCTCAACTACGAGGGCAAGTTCGCCCAGCGCGAGACCACGGTCATGAAGCCCACCTCCACCACGGGCGACGGCTGGCATGTGTTTTCGGGCGAGATCACCCCGGGCGAGGCCGGGCGCTTCGGATTCACGGTGCGCATCCTGCCGCACCATCCCCTGCTCCTGGATTCCCATTCCCTGGGACTTATCCGCTGGGCCCAGAACTGA